Proteins encoded by one window of Acuticoccus sp. MNP-M23:
- a CDS encoding cyclase family protein, with protein MCGQCVIDSVRNTMLSRRNLLRGSTAAVAVAATGGLIAPRPASAQTAGGTLADLTHTLSEDFPTFGGMPGFAKTQQFNFADNGYNLFKLSIDEHTGTHMDAPLHFSSDGASVDEIPVGDLMAPIAKIDIAAKAAENADAQVTPDDIAAWIEANGDLPERFIAAMYSGWGEKAATDGFRNADDTGTMHFPGFHVEAADMLKDTGCIGIAVDTLSLDYGKSPDFATHYSWLPSGRWGLECVANLGALPAAGATMIVGAPKNRGGTGGPSRVFALV; from the coding sequence ATGTGCGGTCAATGCGTTATCGATAGTGTGCGCAACACGATGCTGTCGCGCCGAAATCTTCTTCGCGGCAGCACGGCAGCCGTTGCAGTGGCGGCGACCGGCGGGCTGATTGCGCCGCGCCCGGCCAGTGCGCAAACCGCTGGCGGCACTCTCGCCGACCTCACGCATACGCTGTCAGAGGACTTTCCGACGTTTGGCGGCATGCCGGGCTTTGCCAAGACCCAGCAGTTCAATTTCGCCGACAACGGCTACAACCTCTTCAAGCTGTCCATCGACGAGCACACCGGCACCCACATGGACGCTCCGCTGCACTTCTCCAGCGATGGCGCATCGGTGGACGAGATCCCGGTCGGCGACCTGATGGCGCCCATCGCGAAGATCGACATTGCCGCGAAGGCCGCCGAAAACGCCGACGCGCAGGTGACGCCGGACGATATTGCGGCATGGATCGAAGCCAACGGCGACCTGCCGGAGCGCTTCATTGCGGCGATGTATTCGGGCTGGGGCGAGAAGGCGGCGACCGACGGATTCCGCAATGCCGACGATACCGGAACGATGCACTTTCCGGGCTTCCACGTGGAGGCGGCGGACATGCTGAAGGACACCGGCTGCATCGGCATAGCAGTCGACACGCTGTCGCTCGACTACGGCAAGTCGCCCGATTTCGCGACGCATTATTCCTGGTTGCCGTCCGGCCGGTGGGGGCTGGAGTGCGTTGCCAACCTCGGCGCCTTGCCGGCGGCAGGGGCCACGATGATTGTGGGTGCCCCCAAGAACCGCGGCGGAACCGGCGGCCCGAGCCGCGTCTTCGCGCTGGTCTGA
- a CDS encoding urease subunit beta: MIPGEIVCADGEIELNAGATVTELAVANTGDRPIQVGSHYHFYETNSALRFDREAARGLRLDIASGSATRFEPGQERTVKLVPLSGARIVHGFNGKVAGPLG, encoded by the coding sequence ATGATCCCTGGCGAAATCGTTTGCGCTGACGGCGAGATCGAGCTGAATGCGGGCGCCACCGTGACCGAGCTTGCCGTTGCCAACACCGGCGACCGGCCGATCCAGGTGGGCTCCCATTATCATTTCTACGAAACCAACAGCGCGCTGCGGTTCGACCGTGAGGCGGCCCGCGGCCTGCGGCTCGACATTGCGTCCGGCTCGGCCACGCGCTTCGAGCCGGGGCAGGAGCGCACGGTAAAGCTGGTGCCGCTATCGGGTGCGCGCATCGTCCACGGTTTCAACGGCAAGGTTGCCGGCCCGCTCGGCTGA
- a CDS encoding RidA family protein, translated as MAERLNPPSLYDSVQYGFSHAAVSGEGRTIHCAGQVAWDKDHNLVGAGDLAAQTRQIVKNLKAVLEAAGAGPADVVRIRTYVVDHTPDKLGTVGAEMAGFWGDVTPAPNTWIGVSTLALPDFMIEIEATAVVSS; from the coding sequence ATGGCCGAACGCCTCAACCCGCCGAGCCTTTACGATTCAGTCCAGTACGGCTTTTCCCACGCTGCGGTGAGTGGGGAGGGGCGCACGATCCACTGCGCGGGGCAGGTGGCGTGGGACAAGGACCACAATCTCGTCGGCGCCGGCGACCTTGCCGCCCAGACGCGGCAGATCGTGAAGAACCTCAAGGCTGTGCTGGAGGCGGCGGGGGCAGGGCCTGCGGATGTGGTGCGCATCCGCACCTACGTTGTGGATCACACGCCGGACAAGCTTGGCACCGTCGGCGCCGAGATGGCCGGCTTCTGGGGGGACGTGACCCCGGCGCCCAACACATGGATCGGCGTCTCCACCCTGGCGCTGCCTGACTTCATGATCGAGATCGAGGCGACCGCGGTCGTCTCGTCATAA
- the ureC gene encoding urease subunit alpha yields MPARLSRADYAAMFGPTVGDKVRLGDTELFIEVEKDHTTYGEEVKFGGGKVIRDGMGQSQATREQGAVDTVITNALILDWWGVVKADVGLKDGRIVKIGKAGNPDTQPGVDIIVGPGTEAIAGEGKILTAGVIDSHIHFICPQQIDEALASGVTTMLGGGTGPATGTNATTCTPGPWHIARMIQAADAFPMNLGFAGKGNASLPAALREQVNGGAMALKLHEDWGTTPAAIDTCLTVADETDVQVMIHTDTLNESGFVEDTIAAFKGRTIHAFHTEGAGGGHAPDIIKVAGLPNVIPSSTNPTRPYTVNTIEEHLDMLMVCHHLSKSIPEDIAFAESRIRKETIAAEDILHDMGAFSIIASDSQAMGRVGEVLTRTFQTAHKMKVQRGRLAQETGENDNFRARRYIAKVTINPAIAHGISGHVGSIEEGKRADLVLWSPAFFGVKPDMVLIGGTIAMAQMGDPNASIPTPQPVYMRPMFGAFGASMTSSSVTFVSRAASDNDYGTMKETVPVEGCRGIGKADMKLNDALPDIEVDPETYRVTADGEHLTCEPAAELPLAQRYFLY; encoded by the coding sequence ATGCCCGCCCGCCTCTCTCGCGCCGACTATGCGGCCATGTTCGGACCCACGGTGGGCGACAAGGTCCGCCTCGGCGACACCGAGCTCTTCATCGAGGTGGAGAAGGACCACACCACCTACGGCGAGGAGGTGAAGTTCGGCGGCGGCAAGGTGATCCGCGACGGCATGGGCCAGAGCCAGGCGACCCGCGAGCAGGGCGCGGTGGACACCGTCATCACCAATGCGCTGATCCTCGACTGGTGGGGCGTGGTGAAGGCCGACGTCGGCCTGAAGGACGGCAGGATCGTCAAGATCGGCAAGGCCGGCAACCCGGACACCCAACCCGGCGTCGACATCATCGTCGGCCCCGGCACCGAGGCGATTGCGGGGGAGGGGAAGATCCTCACCGCCGGCGTCATCGACAGCCACATCCACTTCATCTGCCCGCAGCAGATCGACGAGGCGCTGGCCTCCGGCGTCACCACCATGCTGGGCGGCGGCACCGGGCCTGCCACGGGCACCAACGCCACCACGTGCACCCCCGGCCCCTGGCACATCGCGCGGATGATCCAGGCGGCCGACGCCTTCCCCATGAACCTCGGCTTTGCCGGCAAGGGCAACGCCTCGCTCCCCGCAGCCCTCCGTGAGCAGGTGAACGGCGGCGCCATGGCGCTGAAGCTCCACGAAGACTGGGGCACCACCCCCGCCGCCATCGACACCTGCCTCACGGTCGCCGACGAGACCGACGTTCAGGTGATGATCCACACCGATACGCTGAACGAGAGCGGCTTCGTCGAGGACACCATCGCCGCCTTCAAGGGCCGCACCATCCACGCCTTCCACACCGAGGGGGCGGGCGGCGGCCATGCGCCGGACATCATCAAGGTGGCGGGGCTCCCCAATGTCATCCCGTCGTCCACCAACCCGACGCGGCCCTACACGGTGAACACCATCGAGGAACACCTCGACATGCTGATGGTCTGCCATCATTTGTCGAAGTCGATCCCCGAAGACATCGCGTTCGCCGAAAGCCGCATCCGCAAGGAGACCATCGCGGCCGAGGACATCCTGCACGACATGGGCGCCTTCTCCATCATCGCGTCCGACAGCCAGGCCATGGGCCGGGTCGGCGAGGTGCTGACGCGCACCTTCCAGACCGCGCACAAGATGAAGGTCCAGCGTGGCCGCCTCGCGCAGGAAACCGGCGAGAACGACAATTTTCGTGCCCGCCGCTACATCGCCAAGGTGACGATCAACCCGGCGATTGCGCACGGGATTTCCGGCCATGTCGGCTCCATTGAGGAAGGCAAGCGGGCCGATCTCGTCCTGTGGTCGCCGGCCTTCTTTGGCGTGAAGCCGGACATGGTGCTGATCGGCGGCACCATCGCCATGGCGCAGATGGGCGATCCCAACGCGTCGATTCCCACGCCGCAGCCGGTCTACATGCGGCCGATGTTCGGTGCATTCGGTGCCTCGATGACGTCCTCTTCGGTCACGTTCGTCTCCCGTGCGGCATCGGACAACGACTATGGCACCATGAAGGAGACGGTGCCGGTGGAGGGCTGCCGCGGCATCGGCAAGGCGGACATGAAGCTAAACGACGCGCTGCCGGACATCGAGGTCGATCCCGAGACCTACCGCGTCACCGCCGACGGCGAGCACCTCACCTGCGAGCCGGCGGCCGAACTCCCGCTCGCCCAGCGCTATTTCCTCTACTAG